One segment of Pontibacter akesuensis DNA contains the following:
- a CDS encoding acyl-CoA thioesterase, which produces MQSNVYEGKVMWSHLDANGHMRHSAYADFASQARIAILEELGLDLGTFQRLKIGPILFREELFYLREVGINEQLRIDIALTKARPDGSRWSIRHDIYRADGAKAAVVHVDGAWMDLKLRKLTGLPEELQVLFNHMTRSEDYTEQPEK; this is translated from the coding sequence ATGCAAAGCAATGTATATGAAGGTAAGGTGATGTGGTCGCATCTGGATGCGAACGGACACATGCGCCACTCTGCCTACGCCGATTTCGCCTCGCAGGCGCGTATTGCCATACTGGAGGAACTTGGGCTTGACCTAGGCACCTTCCAGCGCCTGAAGATCGGGCCCATCCTGTTTCGGGAAGAGCTGTTTTATTTGCGCGAGGTAGGCATAAACGAGCAACTGCGCATCGATATCGCGCTTACCAAGGCGCGGCCTGACGGCTCACGCTGGTCTATCCGGCACGATATTTACCGCGCGGATGGTGCTAAAGCCGCGGTAGTGCACGTAGACGGTGCCTGGATGGACCTGAAACTGCGCAAACTAACAGGCCTGCCGGAGGAACTTCAGGTGCTGTTCAACCACATGACCAGAAGCGAGGACTATACTGAGCAGCCAGAAAAATAG
- a CDS encoding S1/P1 nuclease: MKKLASVFILCLFVASQAFAWGQNGHRAVGLVAEQHLSKKARKNIMKLLEENTLAEVSVWMDDIKSDDAYDHTHDWHWVTVEDGQTYEQMEKNPNGDIIGKIEEITKALKAGNLNKQQEQEYVKYLVHLVGDIHQPLHVGTGDDTGGNAVKVQWFYQPSNLHRVWDSEMIDSKSLSFTEIVRFLGEPEKEQIKQWQAASVRDWAKESMSYRPQVYNLPEDKKLSYRYSYDNYDLVEQRLLQAGIRLAGLLNEIYG, encoded by the coding sequence ATGAAAAAATTAGCGAGCGTATTCATTCTTTGCCTTTTTGTTGCCAGCCAAGCCTTTGCCTGGGGCCAGAACGGACACCGTGCCGTGGGGCTGGTGGCGGAGCAGCACCTAAGCAAGAAAGCCAGGAAAAATATTATGAAACTGCTGGAGGAAAATACCCTGGCGGAGGTCTCAGTATGGATGGATGATATCAAAAGTGATGATGCCTACGACCATACCCACGACTGGCATTGGGTGACCGTGGAGGACGGGCAGACCTACGAGCAAATGGAGAAAAATCCCAACGGCGACATCATCGGAAAGATTGAGGAAATCACCAAAGCCCTCAAAGCAGGCAACCTGAACAAACAGCAGGAGCAGGAATACGTGAAGTACCTGGTGCACCTGGTAGGCGATATCCACCAGCCCCTGCACGTGGGCACAGGCGACGACACAGGAGGCAATGCAGTAAAAGTGCAGTGGTTTTACCAGCCCTCCAACCTGCACCGCGTGTGGGACAGCGAGATGATCGACAGCAAGAGCCTAAGCTTTACCGAGATTGTGCGCTTTTTGGGTGAGCCGGAGAAGGAGCAGATAAAGCAGTGGCAGGCTGCCTCGGTGCGCGATTGGGCAAAAGAGTCTATGAGCTACCGCCCACAGGTGTACAACCTGCCAGAGGACAAGAAACTGAGCTACCGCTACTCCTACGATAACTATGACCTGGTGGAGCAGCGCCTGTTGCAGGCAGGAATCCGCCTTGCAGGTCTCCTGAACGAGATCTACGGGTAA
- a CDS encoding NCS2 family permease, with the protein MESFFQLKQNNTSVKTEVVAGISSFLATAYIIVVNPTVLSQAGMPFSGVLTATVLVSFFSSLMMGLYARNPILVAPGMGLNAFFTYSAVLGLGVTWQVALGAVFWSGIVFLLLSVLNVRTLIVQAIPKQLRYAIAAGIGLFISLIGLANARFIVANPATIIGIGPMTPALLTFLAGLLLTAVLLVRNVKGGILLGILFTTLAAYPIGRWWGTDLEPLITWQGMFSAPDFSLLLQLDLANSLQLAVIPVIFAFVFTDMFDSLSTFVGLAEAANLLDAHGEPRHVKRSLTTDAVATTLAGLVGSSPGTAYVESAVGIEAGGRTGLTAVVGGLLFLPFLFLAPLLSMVPPIATAPALVLVGAFMVRPVVKIDWFQLDDAIPAFLAMILIPFTYSITQGIVWGFLSWTVLKLVTGKRKEISAGLWVIDLFALSALFLL; encoded by the coding sequence ATGGAGTCCTTCTTCCAGCTAAAGCAGAATAATACCAGCGTTAAAACCGAAGTCGTTGCCGGCATCTCTTCTTTTCTGGCCACGGCTTATATCATCGTTGTAAACCCCACTGTACTGAGCCAGGCGGGGATGCCCTTTTCCGGAGTGCTCACTGCCACAGTGCTCGTTTCCTTTTTCAGTAGCCTGATGATGGGCCTCTATGCCCGCAACCCGATTCTGGTGGCTCCGGGCATGGGACTGAATGCCTTCTTTACGTACTCAGCCGTGCTGGGCCTGGGCGTGACATGGCAGGTGGCGCTAGGGGCTGTATTCTGGTCGGGCATTGTGTTTTTGCTGCTCTCTGTTTTGAACGTGCGCACACTGATTGTGCAGGCAATCCCCAAGCAGCTGCGTTATGCCATTGCCGCCGGCATTGGCTTGTTTATATCCCTTATAGGGCTTGCCAACGCCAGGTTCATTGTGGCAAACCCCGCCACCATCATCGGAATAGGCCCCATGACACCGGCGCTGCTTACTTTTCTGGCTGGCCTGCTGCTGACGGCGGTGCTGCTGGTACGAAACGTGAAGGGTGGCATCTTGCTGGGCATTCTGTTCACCACACTCGCGGCATACCCCATCGGGCGTTGGTGGGGCACTGATCTGGAGCCGCTGATTACGTGGCAGGGTATGTTCTCCGCCCCCGACTTCAGTTTGCTGCTACAGCTCGATTTGGCTAACTCCCTGCAACTAGCGGTTATCCCTGTCATTTTTGCCTTTGTGTTTACCGACATGTTTGACAGCCTCTCCACCTTTGTGGGTTTGGCCGAAGCCGCGAACTTGCTCGATGCCCACGGGGAGCCGCGCCACGTAAAGCGCTCCCTCACCACCGATGCCGTAGCCACCACACTGGCGGGTTTGGTTGGCTCCAGTCCAGGCACCGCCTATGTGGAGTCGGCAGTGGGGATAGAGGCAGGCGGGCGCACGGGCCTTACAGCTGTGGTGGGCGGTTTGCTGTTTCTGCCCTTTCTCTTCCTGGCTCCGTTGCTGTCGATGGTGCCCCCTATCGCCACCGCGCCTGCCCTGGTGCTGGTGGGCGCCTTTATGGTGCGGCCGGTGGTGAAAATCGATTGGTTTCAGTTGGATGATGCCATTCCGGCTTTCCTGGCCATGATACTCATCCCCTTCACCTACTCCATTACTCAAGGTATTGTGTGGGGCTTCCTTAGCTGGACGGTGCTAAAGCTTGTGACGGGCAAAAGAAAAGAGATCAGTGCGGGGCTGTGGGTGATCGATCTGTTTGCCCTCTCGGCCCTATTCCTGCTTTAA
- a CDS encoding RDD family protein, which yields MKTIKVRTTQNVEVEYAMASVGDRIIAYLIDCVVFFVWMMLVAVLQFSIGFDQGPIYIIVMMVPLLFYHPLCEIFLNGQSVGKKARDIKVIKVTGESASIGDYLLRWLFRLVDISISSGLIAVVTIAASDKGQRLGDMAAGTCVIRKQAVRRKDRIMVSTEEGYQIKFPEVNLLTDKDVALTRQLLYKAQQHGNYELLEKIAERVKETTGIRTDLSDWEFLNTVVKDYHHYTQGDVVA from the coding sequence ATGAAAACCATTAAAGTACGAACCACCCAAAATGTGGAGGTGGAGTATGCCATGGCCAGTGTGGGCGACCGGATAATCGCTTATCTGATAGACTGCGTGGTGTTTTTTGTATGGATGATGCTGGTGGCTGTGCTGCAGTTTTCCATCGGTTTCGACCAGGGCCCGATCTACATCATCGTGATGATGGTGCCCCTGCTGTTCTACCACCCGCTATGCGAGATTTTCCTGAACGGCCAGAGCGTGGGCAAGAAAGCACGCGACATTAAAGTGATCAAAGTGACAGGCGAGTCCGCATCTATCGGGGACTACCTGCTGCGCTGGTTGTTCCGTTTGGTGGATATATCCATATCGAGCGGATTGATAGCCGTTGTTACGATTGCAGCCAGCGACAAGGGCCAGCGCCTCGGCGATATGGCGGCAGGCACCTGCGTAATCCGGAAGCAGGCGGTGCGCCGGAAAGACCGCATTATGGTGAGCACCGAGGAAGGCTATCAAATAAAATTCCCGGAAGTTAACCTGCTAACAGACAAGGATGTGGCGCTGACGAGGCAGCTGCTGTACAAAGCACAGCAGCACGGCAATTATGAGCTGCTGGAGAAAATCGCCGAGCGCGTAAAGGAAACTACTGGCATCCGGACTGACCTGTCGGATTGGGAATTTCTGAACACCGTTGTAAAAGACTATCATCACTATACGCAAGGCGACGTAGTAGCTTAA